In Zunongwangia sp. HGR-M22, the sequence AATCTCTATTATTCTATGGGTACTCGCCAGCTATGGGCCCGGTGATAATTTTAATAAAGCTGAAGAAATTGTCCGTGATAATTATACCGAACAAACAACGCCAGAAAATGCCGAATTAGAGCAAGAAATTGCCAGCTATAAACTGAAACATTCTTACATAGGCATTATGGGGCGTGGTATCGAGCCTGTGGTTGCTCCTTTAGGCTACGATTGGAAAATTGGTATTGCCATAATAAGTTCTTTTGCAGCGCGTGAAGTTTTTGTAGGTACACTGGCAACTATTTATAGCGTTGGTAGCGACGAAGAAGAAACGATTAAAAATAGAATGGCTGCAGAAACCAATCCAATACTTGGCGGCCCTCTATTCACGTTGGCAAGTGGCGTAAGCTTACTGCTTTTTTATGCTTTCGCGATGCAATGTATGAGTACGCTGGCTATTGTACAGAAAGAAACCAATAGCTGGAAATGGCCAACCTTACAACTTATAATTATGAGTGTGTTTGCTTATGTGGTAGCGCTCATTGCATTTCAGGTATTGAAATAAAATTGTAAGTAATTTGTAAAATTTCGACTTAAAATCTATGGAAATGATACAACATATTTTAGTCTTTCTAACTTTTCTAACCGCTGTTGGATACTTGATAACTAAGTTTGTGTGGAAACCTGCTTTCCTAAAAAAAACACCAAAAAACGACAAAGCTTGCGGTATGAGCGATTGCGGTTGTCATTAATTTATCGTTTCTGATATTTGTAATAACAACCTGTAATCTTCTTCTTTAATTTTTATAGGTGTTTCTGGATAAGGAGATAAGCTTTTAACTTTCAGATTGATATTGGACAATTGCGGTAAATTATTAAGATTGAGGTCTACAGAACTACCAATTTCGAGTAGATATTCTCTACAGCTTATTCCCCCTTTTTTAAGTTCAATTAAAACCTCAGCAGTTCCTGCCCAAATACAAGTTACATTTTTAGGGCATCGCGAATCTGAAATTACTTTTTTTAGAATCACCTTATAGTCACCATTATCAAACTCCTGTCCTATCTTCAGGCCAATCTGAGTTACAAACACGGAAGTGGAATCTATTTGAGCAGATGCACTAAAAATTGAAAGTACCATTAAAATTATTGGCAAAAATTTCTTCATAACCGGCTTCTTTATTTAAAGACGATTAATATTAAAGAATGTTGCAAATTTTATCCAAGCCCTACGTCTAAAGTCATCATCACCATAAACCCACCTATAAAGCCTAAGGTACTAACATCGGTATATTTACTTTGTTGAGATTCTGGTACTACTTCCTCCACTACTACAAAGATCATTGCTCCCGCAGCAAAAGCTAACGCATAGGGTAAAATTGGCTGAAAGGTCATAACGGCCCAGGCTCCAAGCACCGCTGCCACAGGCTCAACAATCGCTGATAGTTGACCGTAATTAAAACTTTTTCTTCGGCTAAAGCCCTGCCCTCTTAATGGCATCGCAACCGCAAATCCTTCAGGGAAATTTTGTAATCCAATTCCTATTGCTAAAGCTACCGCCCCGGCAATACTTGCGCCTTCAAAACCAGCTGCTGCACCTCCAAATAGAACACCCACAGCAAGACCTTCAGGAATATTATGTAAGGTAATGGCTAAAACCAGCAAAATCGACTTATGCCATGGGGTTTTAATTCCTTCTTTTTCAGTACTACTAAAGTTTACATGTAGATGTGGCAAAACTTTATCTAATGCGAAAATAAAGAGAGCTCCAAGTCCAAAACCTACTACAGCCGGAATTGTTTTTTCAAAACCTTCACCAGGGCTCATTTCTATCCCGGGAGCAAGTAAACTCCAGAAACTTGCGGCAACCATCACACCACCAGTAAAACCTAACATACCATCAAAAAGCATCCGATTCATTTTCTTAAAAAAGAATACCAAAGCAGCACCTAGCGCGGTTAATCCCCAAGTAAAAAGCGTAGCATAAAATGCTGCTAAAACAGGATCGATACTTTCTAAATAACTTATAATTTTATCCATTATAGAATTGAATTTTATGTAATAAATATAGGAATCTCAATGCGATGTCTCACAGCATCCACAGTAGTTCCCAACATTAGATCTTTAAGCATTTTATGACCATGGCGACCCATTACCAATAAATCGCAGTTATTTGCTTCTGAATTTAAAAGCTGCGGAATTGCTTTTTTAGGCGTACCGAAGCTAAGATTTATTTCGACGATATAGCCTAAATCTTCTAATTGCTTCTTATAGTTTTTTAAAAACTCGGTATCCTTATCGGTTTCATAATCTTGAATTTGCTTTCCGTAGATAACTGCACCGGGTGTTTCAACGGTATGCAAAAGCGTATATTTACAAGCCTTGCCTCCAAGATTTAGCGCTGCGGAAATACTTTTTTTGTCTGAAGCTGAAAAATCTATGGCAATCGCTATATGTTTGAAGTTTTTTTCTGAAATAGCATCGATCCTTTCCGGATCCTTGTGTGGCGCATGATTCTTAATCCACTCTTTCGCCATTCTCTCTTTAAAAAATGGCCAGAAAGAAATAAATAGTAAAAGCAATGCGGTAGCTAAAACTATGGGTACGACAAAAATCCAGATGTAAGTAGCATCATTCGAGGAAGCAATCCAGTTTTTTAATTCATCAAAAACAAGTTTAGCGTTTAGCAAAACAATGATTATACTGATAATCCAGGAAGCAATAATGATAGGCCATTTAATATGAAAACCATTCATCGATTTTTTATCGCTTACAAAATGGATAAGCGGAATAATAGCAAAACCTAGCTGTAAACTTAAAACCACCTGACTAAGTACTAAAAGCTCTCCTGTGGCTCGCTCCCCAAAATAAATAATCGTTAGAAATGCGGGAATTATAGCGAGTAATCGCGTAATTAAACGTCTTACCCAAGGCTGAATTCTTAAATTTAAATAGCCTTCCATTACAATTTGCCCTGCCAGTGTTCCTGTTAATGTAGAACTTTGTCCTGCCGCAATAAGTGCCAACGCAAAAAGTACAGGCGCTAAAGAAGATCCTAAAAGTGGTTCTAGTAATTGGTGGGCATCCTGA encodes:
- a CDS encoding ZIP family metal transporter, which encodes MDKIISYLESIDPVLAAFYATLFTWGLTALGAALVFFFKKMNRMLFDGMLGFTGGVMVAASFWSLLAPGIEMSPGEGFEKTIPAVVGFGLGALFIFALDKVLPHLHVNFSSTEKEGIKTPWHKSILLVLAITLHNIPEGLAVGVLFGGAAAGFEGASIAGAVALAIGIGLQNFPEGFAVAMPLRGQGFSRRKSFNYGQLSAIVEPVAAVLGAWAVMTFQPILPYALAFAAGAMIFVVVEEVVPESQQSKYTDVSTLGFIGGFMVMMTLDVGLG
- a CDS encoding Nramp family divalent metal transporter, whose amino-acid sequence is MSNFNQNKSLGEVHHSVNTSGKKTGWKRILAFLGPAYLISVGYMDPGNWATDLAGGSQFGYSLLWVLLMSNIMALLLQSLCTRLGIVRGVDLAQASREEYPPFVNFILYIFAEIAIAACDLAEVVGMAIGLQLLFDIPLLWGVSITVFDSFLLLFLLNKGMRKMEAFIVALIAIIGGSFLLEMFLAKPDLPEIANGFIPTIPSSDGLYIAIGIIGATVMPHNLYLHSSLVQTRKIKRTKNGIRQALRYNFIDSAIALNLAFFVNAAILILAASVFFKNGMFEVAEIQDAHQLLEPLLGSSLAPVLFALALIAAGQSSTLTGTLAGQIVMEGYLNLRIQPWVRRLITRLLAIIPAFLTIIYFGERATGELLVLSQVVLSLQLGFAIIPLIHFVSDKKSMNGFHIKWPIIIASWIISIIIVLLNAKLVFDELKNWIASSNDATYIWIFVVPIVLATALLLLFISFWPFFKERMAKEWIKNHAPHKDPERIDAISEKNFKHIAIAIDFSASDKKSISAALNLGGKACKYTLLHTVETPGAVIYGKQIQDYETDKDTEFLKNYKKQLEDLGYIVEINLSFGTPKKAIPQLLNSEANNCDLLVMGRHGHKMLKDLMLGTTVDAVRHRIEIPIFIT